A single region of the Microbulbifer sp. MKSA007 genome encodes:
- a CDS encoding MFS transporter, whose product MPQLGIILAVMGLSVILFELPTGSLADQIGRKKVYLISLTMSMACYLVLLVWQSFYGALLAMFLWGASQALFSGSLNAWFVECFNQAEGTMSLQEGFARIATRAGLIGALGAMSCALVVGGGEYFGHYDLDLYRGLLALSLFSSLLLFAFTEIKIRENRVFDRFRISNIAQIPSQLSLGVKACYSPSLWRLLLTVILLTPIASAIEKYWPVRLEALSDDMPVGWLYGLLMALIMLLGSLSAKITTWMAQFFNQQLGKVLLVASLIKLSLVMLLALSGDLLLFVSLFLLFNFSIGLGLSASAQLQHQAVKDEVRSTVDSIFSLTTRFGGVIGSLVCGFGAAEIGLNNTWLLLAAMGLCGSCIFLSSEFNPTIIDKDKQIIEQA is encoded by the coding sequence ATGCCGCAGCTGGGAATAATACTGGCAGTCATGGGGTTGTCAGTGATACTTTTCGAATTACCCACCGGTAGCTTGGCGGATCAGATCGGGAGGAAAAAGGTATATCTAATTTCCCTGACGATGTCTATGGCTTGTTACCTCGTGTTATTGGTTTGGCAAAGCTTTTATGGAGCTTTACTAGCAATGTTTTTATGGGGAGCTAGTCAGGCATTATTTTCTGGCTCTTTAAATGCCTGGTTTGTAGAGTGTTTTAACCAAGCCGAAGGTACAATGAGCCTGCAAGAGGGTTTTGCACGTATCGCGACTCGTGCCGGACTCATTGGGGCGCTTGGTGCAATGAGCTGTGCCCTGGTAGTGGGAGGCGGGGAGTATTTCGGGCATTATGACCTGGACTTATATCGGGGACTTTTAGCTTTATCCCTATTTAGCAGCTTACTCTTATTTGCCTTTACCGAGATAAAAATCAGAGAAAATCGTGTATTTGATCGTTTTCGAATTTCAAATATCGCCCAAATCCCAAGCCAACTCAGTTTAGGTGTTAAAGCCTGCTATTCACCATCACTATGGCGCTTATTGTTGACTGTTATTTTATTGACTCCTATAGCTAGTGCTATCGAAAAATATTGGCCAGTACGCTTAGAGGCCTTATCGGACGATATGCCCGTAGGTTGGCTGTATGGGCTATTAATGGCATTAATTATGCTACTAGGCAGTTTGTCAGCAAAAATCACTACCTGGATGGCTCAATTTTTTAACCAGCAATTGGGAAAAGTACTTTTGGTAGCCAGCCTGATAAAATTATCTCTGGTGATGTTACTGGCTTTATCTGGAGATCTATTACTGTTTGTTAGTTTATTCTTATTGTTTAATTTTAGCATCGGCCTGGGTCTTTCTGCCTCCGCTCAGTTACAACATCAAGCAGTCAAGGACGAGGTCAGGTCAACTGTTGACTCCATTTTTTCATTAACGACTCGCTTTGGTGGTGTCATCGGTTCACTAGTTTGTGGTTTTGGCGCAGCTGAAATAGGACTGAACAATACTTGGTTATTGTTAGCAGCCATGGGGCTTTGTGGTAGTTGTATATTTTTGAGTTCAGAATTCAACCCCACGATCATAGATAAAGACAAGCAAATAATAGAGCAAGCTTAG
- a CDS encoding amino acid adenylation domain-containing protein has product MVLGAKIHQELPFEHLVKLLKVERDPSRHPLVQVLFSLESVQTNVEKSKNPSFTQLSLNDLNQLDFIGEELLEDIQHHQEYSPAKFDLSLYINDSQPDLSGVFNFAISLFDEHTIKRFADLYQRILAQMVSDVHQPIASMNLVCKQEKQTLLNNWVKTTQSSSQSLCLHQLFEERVKTFADKPAISFKQQTLSYQQLNNRANQLALKLQADYLSAQGKQLEPDTLIGIFLDRSLEMVISILAILKAGGTYVPISPDYPKSRSLYILQDTGASLVITRKKYAHTFTAFSGELELIPQLVYVDTLENQATSDRQAPVSAVKPQDLAYVIYTSGTTGKPKGVLQTHENVIRLLQVTQADFGFNDSDNWVLYHAYTFDFSVWELWGALTTGGKLVIPTTEITKDLPTFVRLCQQEQVTVLNQTPAAFYALVDTLRITGECLEALRLVIFGGDKLNIEQLKSWWDTYGNKSTRLVNMYGITETTVHVTYKELTADDNTAYSNIGRPLKDMKAYVLNSKLIPLPIGAPGELYVGGSGLARGYLNRPELTAERFIENPFIASEGNIKNRLYKTGDLVRWLPNGELEYLGRNDAQVKIRGYRIELGEIEAALAQHPQVQQVAVIDRIHEKNKYLAAYVVLSEKKSSDPSKLKAFVSEFLPDYMMPSTFTFLDTLPLTINGKLNRVALPFPEFTSKVEYVAPENELEQELCQIWQRVLGIDTVGVLDSFFELGGDSILLLKVYHHCSRSNIRVSPKLLNEQPTIRGLAESIKAEPMPDFSSCTESEIVNFLTGYNEFNKFMTFNEVSNKTGLFLIPAAAGPETFTPLVEKLDINRPVHLLENIQVYSGRQIRLNYLIDYYFAVIRKKQASGPYLLGGYCEGAMVSLGIAQRLKALGESVEMLFLVDPVVINIEQNLIDTIKQDPRLPNCGRFEAEMVDTFLFYAEYVKSLQSYSGPVVFFEGSSVSDEATPTQILAVINDYIDIQELFNKGFSTPKNGFESLLLNCDYIAIDAKHERIMIEDETLNTMANVINLKLSSSYDNYLETETHSEVIYS; this is encoded by the coding sequence TTGGTTCTTGGAGCTAAAATTCACCAGGAACTCCCCTTTGAGCACTTGGTTAAACTGCTTAAAGTGGAACGAGACCCCTCCCGCCACCCTTTAGTTCAAGTCCTGTTTAGTCTGGAAAGCGTCCAGACGAATGTAGAAAAAAGTAAAAATCCCTCTTTTACCCAGCTATCCTTAAACGACCTAAACCAGCTAGATTTTATTGGCGAAGAATTACTAGAAGACATTCAACACCATCAAGAGTATTCTCCAGCAAAATTTGATTTGAGTTTATATATTAATGACTCGCAACCTGATCTCAGCGGTGTCTTTAATTTTGCTATCAGCTTATTTGATGAGCATACAATCAAGCGATTCGCTGATTTATATCAAAGAATATTGGCCCAGATGGTTTCCGATGTACATCAGCCTATTGCTTCTATGAATTTGGTTTGCAAGCAGGAGAAGCAAACTTTATTAAATAACTGGGTCAAAACCACACAAAGCTCATCTCAGAGTCTATGTCTTCATCAACTATTTGAAGAACGAGTTAAGACCTTTGCCGATAAACCAGCAATATCATTTAAACAACAAACTCTCAGTTATCAACAGCTAAACAATAGAGCCAACCAACTGGCGCTAAAGCTACAAGCTGATTATCTATCAGCACAGGGAAAACAACTTGAACCGGATACTTTGATTGGCATTTTCCTTGATCGCAGCCTGGAAATGGTAATTAGCATTCTAGCTATTCTCAAGGCCGGCGGTACTTATGTACCTATTTCTCCAGACTACCCCAAAAGTCGAAGCTTGTACATTTTACAAGATACTGGGGCCTCCTTGGTTATAACCAGAAAAAAATATGCTCACACTTTCACGGCTTTCTCTGGCGAACTGGAACTGATACCCCAATTGGTATATGTGGACACCTTAGAAAATCAAGCTACTAGCGACAGACAAGCGCCTGTAAGCGCTGTTAAACCTCAGGATCTGGCTTATGTGATTTATACCTCTGGCACTACAGGCAAACCTAAAGGGGTATTACAAACTCATGAAAATGTGATCCGCTTATTACAGGTAACCCAGGCCGATTTCGGCTTCAATGACAGCGATAACTGGGTACTTTACCACGCTTATACCTTCGATTTTAGTGTTTGGGAACTTTGGGGCGCTTTGACTACAGGTGGAAAACTTGTAATCCCAACGACAGAAATCACAAAGGATCTACCCACTTTTGTCCGTTTGTGTCAGCAAGAGCAAGTGACAGTATTAAACCAAACACCAGCTGCCTTTTATGCACTAGTTGATACATTAAGGATCACTGGAGAATGTCTTGAAGCACTTCGATTGGTGATTTTTGGAGGGGACAAGCTAAATATTGAACAACTTAAAAGTTGGTGGGATACCTATGGTAATAAATCAACTCGACTGGTAAATATGTATGGTATTACAGAGACGACCGTGCACGTGACCTATAAAGAGTTAACAGCCGACGATAATACGGCTTACTCCAATATCGGTAGGCCATTAAAGGATATGAAGGCATATGTACTCAATAGTAAATTAATACCTTTACCAATCGGTGCTCCGGGGGAGCTATATGTAGGCGGATCAGGGTTGGCTAGAGGGTACCTTAACAGGCCCGAACTTACGGCTGAGAGATTTATTGAGAACCCTTTTATTGCATCAGAGGGAAACATCAAAAACCGGCTGTATAAAACTGGAGATTTAGTCCGCTGGCTGCCTAACGGTGAACTTGAGTATCTTGGACGAAATGATGCCCAGGTAAAAATTCGAGGTTATCGTATTGAACTGGGTGAAATTGAAGCTGCCTTAGCCCAACATCCTCAAGTACAGCAAGTAGCGGTAATTGATAGGATCCACGAAAAGAATAAGTACCTTGCCGCCTATGTCGTCCTCAGTGAAAAGAAAAGTTCAGACCCTAGCAAGTTAAAAGCTTTTGTTTCTGAATTCCTACCTGATTATATGATGCCTTCCACCTTTACCTTCCTGGATACATTGCCGCTAACAATAAACGGAAAATTAAATCGCGTGGCCTTGCCCTTTCCAGAATTTACTAGCAAGGTTGAATATGTTGCGCCAGAAAATGAACTGGAGCAGGAGTTGTGCCAGATTTGGCAAAGGGTATTGGGTATAGATACTGTCGGAGTACTAGACAGCTTCTTTGAATTGGGAGGGGACTCAATACTTTTACTTAAAGTTTACCATCATTGTAGTCGTAGCAATATCCGGGTTTCACCTAAACTACTCAATGAACAACCCACTATCAGAGGCTTGGCTGAAAGTATCAAAGCAGAACCCATGCCTGATTTTTCATCCTGCACCGAGAGCGAAATTGTTAACTTTCTGACAGGTTATAATGAATTTAATAAATTTATGACCTTTAACGAAGTAAGTAACAAAACCGGTTTATTCCTGATTCCAGCAGCGGCAGGTCCTGAAACTTTTACTCCACTGGTGGAAAAACTGGACATCAACCGGCCGGTCCACTTGCTGGAAAATATCCAGGTGTATAGTGGGCGGCAAATAAGACTGAATTATTTGATTGACTATTATTTTGCTGTGATACGTAAGAAGCAGGCAAGTGGGCCCTATTTGCTGGGAGGCTACTGCGAAGGCGCTATGGTTTCCCTTGGTATCGCCCAAAGACTGAAAGCTTTAGGCGAGAGTGTCGAAATGCTATTTTTAGTTGACCCCGTGGTGATCAATATAGAGCAAAATCTGATTGACACCATCAAGCAGGATCCTAGGCTACCTAATTGTGGGCGTTTTGAAGCTGAAATGGTGGATACTTTTCTTTTCTATGCCGAATATGTCAAATCACTTCAGTCCTATAGCGGACCAGTAGTTTTCTTTGAAGGCAGTAGTGTCTCTGATGAGGCAACCCCAACACAAATCCTTGCTGTGATCAATGACTATATTGACATTCAAGAATTGTTCAACAAGGGCTTCTCAACGCCTAAAAATGGTTTCGAAAGTTTATTGTTAAATTGCGATTATATTGCCATAGATGCAAAACATGAGCGAATCATGATAGAAGATGAAACACTGAATACTATGGCCAACGTAATCAACCTTAAATTGTCCTCCAGCTACGATAATTATCTAGAGACTGAAACTCATAGCGAAGTAATTTATAGTTAA
- a CDS encoding condensation domain-containing protein, producing MNQLISKIKNNQVAIWLDGEQLRLSSKKDLSDSDLLESIKEHKSSLIRLLKFNHIYSKSDFINRIIFSVPEEKSELSFAQERLLFIHQWQQGSNAYHIPHLIRLSDDINYPALVDAIQYMVRRHPILNTVYRLHENGDTYQQVLDSPLTIRCLSKNNNTDLLNGIQEAIEQNFDLSEKIPLRVIRFDSPQGVFVLFVWHHIAFDGWSAQIFFTELSQAYSSYCLGQSPDLAQIDICYSDYAVWQKTFLQGKELRNLENYWLGQLGGYSSLHLFTDRPRPPQQDYRGQVFNFSLDTHLSQQLRLLARDQKTTLYCLMLSGFYLLLSTLSGQKDMVIGTPSENRHHVQTQNVIGFFVNLLALRGK from the coding sequence ATGAATCAATTAATCAGCAAAATAAAAAACAATCAAGTCGCAATCTGGCTGGATGGAGAACAGCTACGCCTGAGTAGTAAAAAAGATTTGTCAGACAGCGATCTATTAGAGTCAATCAAAGAACACAAGTCATCATTAATCCGCTTGTTAAAATTTAATCACATTTACAGTAAAAGTGACTTCATCAATAGGATAATATTTTCTGTACCCGAAGAGAAATCTGAACTTAGTTTTGCCCAGGAGAGGTTATTATTTATTCATCAGTGGCAGCAAGGAAGTAATGCCTATCATATCCCACATCTGATTCGACTATCTGATGATATTAACTATCCCGCTTTAGTAGATGCTATTCAGTATATGGTTAGGCGCCATCCAATACTAAACACCGTTTATCGCCTTCATGAAAATGGTGATACGTACCAGCAAGTCCTTGATAGCCCTTTAACTATTCGTTGTCTATCAAAAAATAACAATACTGATCTGTTAAATGGGATACAAGAAGCCATAGAGCAGAACTTTGATTTAAGCGAAAAAATACCGTTAAGGGTTATTCGATTTGATTCTCCCCAAGGAGTGTTTGTTCTTTTTGTTTGGCATCATATTGCATTTGACGGCTGGTCAGCACAAATTTTCTTCACCGAATTATCTCAAGCCTATTCATCCTATTGTCTTGGGCAGTCACCCGACCTTGCTCAGATAGACATTTGCTATAGTGATTATGCCGTATGGCAAAAGACATTTTTACAGGGAAAAGAACTACGAAACCTTGAAAATTACTGGCTAGGGCAATTGGGTGGATACAGCTCGTTACACTTGTTCACCGATAGACCACGTCCGCCCCAGCAAGATTATCGTGGTCAGGTATTCAATTTTTCATTAGATACACATCTTTCACAACAATTAAGATTATTGGCCCGTGATCAGAAGACAACTCTGTATTGTTTAATGCTCAGCGGTTTTTATTTGTTGCTCTCGACGTTAAGCGGCCAGAAAGACATGGTTATCGGTACGCCGTCAGAAAATCGTCACCATGTACAAACCCAAAATGTTATAGGCTTTTTTGTTAATTTGTTAGCATTGAGGGGGAAATAG